The genomic stretch gtctaatctttactttatgagttctttaagtactatgagaggctaaaccccctgatgcgAGGGGGGTGGTCATGATGTTAtcgcatgttatgaatttgaacaaatgatttcttgattactatgttacgtatttcaattcaattgtgtgatgttattatgcgtttgtatcggacaaatacgaattgatctatgactttcaataacaggactgtgattgttagggttttcacacaattgggcttatgaatgcatcatctaggactagtaactttcgtaaatcaccgtaaaccttgatattttgtatgattaaaaccaatgattaattgaatggacatttgagtaagaattggtattttaatagtttcttccttaaggacttaagaAGAACATACCagaggttaggtgattgaatgtttcatatgtattaaagaaatcgggactgaattcataaccggttaactcaaccactcaccctagcatcttttatcttaataaattatttctactatttttgtgtttacgattataaattccaaaacaaccaaaccattatctttttgttctagtagaatcaaattaaaataagtaattcctacgcaatccttgagatcgatacttggaaataaaactccttattactacatcggtaaaaatagtacacttgctatttttccgatcagcGGTTCTTTTGATTTCGGGATCGAACAAAAGTTATTCAGTAGGAACCTTTCCTCGCATAAATGAGCGAAAGCATATTTACTTCTAAAGGTTAATACGTTAGTCATTATAAACAAAATATACAATTATCCACAAATATATACGTActtaaaataataaattatgCTTTTATCTTTAAAAGTTTGCACCACTCCCAACAACAATACAATTTTGTTTCATTTGGAGCAAAAAAGTAAGTTTTACAATTATCGTATCCATAAAAACAAATGATTTTAAAGAAAGGGTAGCAATGATTTATTATCTTAAGCAATAAAAGGGTTTTATGTTTGTTGTGAAGCAAAAATGTAAATAACATAAAGTAAAGTTGAAAATGCCGATATAAATAGTGAGAAGGCTTGGTGGAGGTAGATTTCATCATTTCATATCTATCATGCACGTCCATAGGCCAATAATATGCTTTGTACTCAACGTATAATACTACCAAATTTTACCCTCATTCATATCTCTTTTTAGTGTCCATATTGTGAGATAAGTGTATTACCTAATAGAATAATATATATTACTATTAACTAACATAGAGCATTAAGTCCCAACAATCGTAAAGGAGCGAGACTCCACACAGATCCTTCTATAATGCTTGTGGATATTAAGCCTATACCTATGTCTAGGCTTAGTACTAAACATGTGATAATCTTGGATCTAATAATGACAAGTACCTTTTGATGTCAAGTCACACCATGAAGACAAGTTTTAGGTTGCAAAACTAAAACAAGCATTACGACTAAAGAGTCACCAACATTACAACATGAGTAGATTTACCTAGAATGTCATGACATATTTAGTACATGAATATAATGACTATATCTAGCCTCAACAATAGAAATTTTAACTACGCTTACACATGATTAACATAATATCTTATGGTTTTTCTAGAAACGTCGACTTCAGAAAATTTCATACTTTCATCCATATCTAAAGAAATCTATCTATGGACTCATACAGACGAGTAGACAATGTAACAACACCTACGATTTACTCAATCCAAAGCTAATTATTCATTGTTTAGTAAAAAGAATAATTTATCTTTTACTGCTATTTTGGTATACTTGGATGATTTTATTCTTACCAGAAATATTTTATCTAAATTCATTCAAATAAAAAATATCTTCGACGAGAAATTTAACATTAAGGAATTGAAAAATCTCAAATATTTCTTAGATTTGGAAATTGCTAGATCCTCTATACACATCACATTATACAAATGCAAATATTATCCGGATTTATTGTAGGATATTGGGTTATTGGGAGCTATGCCCACGTCTATCCTAATGGATCATACTATCAATTTACATGCAAATCCAACCGACTTTCTCCATGATCCTACTCAATTCATACATCTAATAATTAAGTTGATTATCTCACACATTCTCAACCTCATATTTGTTTTAAGAGGAGTGTTAAACTATAGTATTATTTACTATAGTATTATTTAATTATTAGTCTGTGGACTCTTATTAATTAGTTAAGACAATTACCACTTTTCTCTCCAACAATTATCAATTATGGAATGTATATCTTTTAATATATTTTAGACAAATTTGAATTAAGAGGCGAGAATAGAATCTCATAAAGCTTATCAATATTTTAATATCTTTTATGGAATGTATATCTTTTAAAGCTTAACAATTATGGAATGTATATCTTTTATATCTTTTCTCTCCAACAATATTTTAACAAATTTAGTAACTTACGTTTTTTGATAACAAAAATTAGATGAATAGAATCTCATAAACTTATCAAAGTTAGAGCATGTATTTTAGCTTGATGAACCGACATTACTCATTATTGACGAACAAGATTCTAGTGCCAACAACAAAAATCTAATTTGACTAATTTCTTTTAGAATACTGCAAACACAACATCATATAAACAATTCATTATTAAGGTTCATCAAAATAACATTAAAATAACCATTGCAATTTTAAGAGTTCAAAACTGACTCATGAATAGAAAGCTAAAAAAACAGACACTGTTAGAATAGTTAATTACATTAATGAACAAATGAATATGTCTTCACTCCATGACCTTCTTCTATGCCTTCATCTGAATCAGTCACCACCTTGCAATTGTATATCTCATTGAGATGCTTTAAAATATTAATGATATTAACTCATCATCTAAATCAAAGAGCAAGTCAGATGGATCAGGAAAATCGTTGTTCATAATGTCCGAGACTCGATAATCGCCGACATCTGTTGGATGTTGTTGTGTTTCATTATTGTAGCCAATGTCGGAAACTTGATGATAATTAGTAGTAACATGAGTTGAATGGTGTTGTGTTTCATAGATATTATCAGTTTGAATAGTTGAATTGAGTTGAGGACTTTGGTCTTGTTCTATCATTGACTTAGCATATTCAGATTCTAACCATGTTGGACTTTTCTTTGACTTTGGTCTCTTCAAATAATTTCTATACTTCTGCAAAACAAGATTGTAATAATGAAGAATGTTAATTAT from Lathyrus oleraceus cultivar Zhongwan6 chromosome 7, CAAS_Psat_ZW6_1.0, whole genome shotgun sequence encodes the following:
- the LOC127108484 gene encoding uncharacterized protein LOC127108484, giving the protein MMGVSGLATAQVASHLQKYRNYLKRPKSKKSPTWLESEYAKSMIEQDQSPQLNSTIQTDNIYETQHHSTHVTTNYHQVSDIGYNNETQQHPTDVGDYRVSDIMNNDFPDPSDLLFDLDDELISLIF